From Acidimicrobiales bacterium, one genomic window encodes:
- a CDS encoding helix-turn-helix transcriptional regulator, which translates to MSEKDPRAAWQDLGDHIREQRRQAELSVRKLADLANVSNPYLSQIERGLKRPSAEILQQIARALEVSAESLYVRAGILDEDRASDLIETIRAQENLTTDQKQVLIRIYESFMVENAED; encoded by the coding sequence ATGAGCGAGAAGGACCCACGAGCCGCCTGGCAGGATCTCGGTGACCACATCCGGGAACAACGACGCCAAGCCGAACTCAGCGTTCGCAAGCTCGCCGACCTGGCCAACGTGTCGAACCCCTACCTGTCCCAGATCGAGCGGGGCCTGAAGCGCCCGTCGGCGGAGATCCTCCAGCAGATCGCCCGCGCCCTCGAGGTCTCGGCGGAGTCGCTCTACGTCCGCGCCGGCATCCTCGACGAGGACCGGGCCAGCGACCTGATCGAGACGATCAGGGCCCAGGAGAACCTGACCACCGATCAAAAGCAGGTCCTCATCAGGATCTACGAGTCGTTCATGGTGGAGAACGCCGAGGACTGA
- a CDS encoding ABC transporter substrate-binding protein — MVRLRPLLAPLVASCLIAAACGDDAVETSPATSTTDAVTTSSTGDDATTTTQPVELTASFRGVTPETIKVGVLAYDWDRLAALGVEFGVSNNGDLGIAALEAINDRGGIHGRMLEPVLTEFLPVGSTEADAACVKLTEDEEVFVVVGIALNEQILCFTDIHETAAIVAGGMNDERLGKARAPYISLVDDQAGRADAFVDIMRQAGVLEGQRVGVIGSIDVSESAFRSMVDAFRAAGFDPVEGLIGGNADDLAESAREQALIYQRMQDEGVTVAVSTTGVPLEIANAFDADYEPDQWLLLTSMSGRGLTDAGVPHEYLDGALAVVNTPTGTSAQPSIGDDPLIAACVDDLRARTDHPLPYSLEPPVNNIATALVSCSIATILEAGLTNAGPELTNESFQAGLEAIGPIDLPGYFDATIGPGDYGAAKGLTLVRFDAATGVWMPVDPG; from the coding sequence ATGGTTCGCCTCCGTCCGCTCCTCGCCCCGCTCGTCGCCTCGTGCCTGATCGCGGCAGCCTGCGGCGACGATGCGGTCGAGACCTCGCCTGCGACCTCCACGACCGACGCGGTGACGACCAGCTCCACAGGTGACGACGCGACCACAACCACCCAACCGGTCGAGCTGACCGCGAGTTTTCGCGGCGTCACACCGGAAACCATCAAGGTCGGCGTCCTCGCCTACGACTGGGACCGGCTCGCCGCGCTCGGCGTGGAGTTCGGCGTGTCCAACAACGGCGACCTCGGCATCGCTGCGCTCGAGGCGATCAACGACCGGGGCGGCATCCACGGCCGCATGCTCGAGCCGGTGCTGACGGAGTTCCTCCCCGTCGGCTCGACCGAAGCCGATGCCGCATGCGTGAAGCTCACCGAGGACGAGGAGGTCTTCGTCGTCGTCGGCATCGCGCTCAACGAACAGATCCTGTGCTTCACCGACATCCACGAAACCGCCGCCATCGTCGCCGGCGGAATGAACGACGAACGGCTCGGCAAGGCAAGAGCTCCCTACATCAGCCTCGTCGACGACCAGGCCGGACGGGCCGACGCGTTCGTCGACATCATGCGCCAGGCCGGCGTCCTCGAAGGCCAGCGCGTCGGCGTCATCGGGTCGATCGACGTCAGCGAGAGCGCGTTCCGGTCGATGGTCGATGCGTTCCGTGCGGCCGGATTCGATCCGGTCGAAGGGCTCATCGGAGGCAACGCCGACGACCTCGCCGAGTCGGCTCGGGAGCAGGCCCTGATCTATCAGCGCATGCAGGACGAGGGCGTGACGGTCGCCGTCTCCACGACCGGGGTACCGCTCGAGATCGCCAACGCATTCGATGCCGACTACGAGCCGGACCAGTGGCTCCTCCTGACATCGATGTCGGGACGAGGTCTCACCGATGCCGGCGTGCCCCACGAGTACCTCGATGGCGCGCTGGCCGTCGTCAACACACCGACCGGAACGAGCGCCCAACCGTCGATCGGGGACGATCCTCTGATCGCTGCGTGCGTCGACGACCTGCGGGCCCGTACCGACCACCCGCTCCCCTATTCGCTCGAACCGCCCGTGAACAACATCGCGACAGCCCTGGTCTCCTGCTCCATCGCGACCATCCTCGAAGCCGGGCTCACCAACGCGGGCCCCGAGTTGACCAACGAATCGTTCCAGGCCGGTCTCGAGGCCATCGGTCCCATCGATCTTCCCGGCTACTTCGACGCGACGATCGGCCCCGGCGACTACGGCGCCGCGAAGGGACTCACCCTCGTCCGGTTCGACGCCGCCACCGGCGTGTGGATGCCCGTCGATCCGGGCTGA
- a CDS encoding amidohydrolase family protein: MAERYTIISADSHAGGNMSMYEEYLADEWKDAFAEWRGAYSNPYRDLQDDGRTRNWDNERRVQEQYDDGVVAEITFPNTVPPFYPTGMLIAYPPKDAEEYRRRRAGIDAHNRWLKDWCDEYPAQRCGLPQIFLENIDDAISTLEWAAAEGFRSFMMPHVAPDVDLPGLWSPHWDRLWAAVQDLDLVMTQHGGNGTPNYGDDPASGLIFLMEVPFFAHRNLSHLIMSGVFERFPNLKYVMTEQGTAWAIEELRRMDMYHMQISGGRVGELGFSADIVLPMKPSEYFDRNVWIGASFPSPAEAEAIKTLGVHKVMWGSDYPHHEGTYPYSVESLQRAFHEWDEADMRRVLSDNAAELYRFDLDALAPIAAEHGPTVDQVATPLAEIPKKATSPAFFKK; encoded by the coding sequence ATGGCTGAGCGCTACACGATCATCTCCGCCGACAGTCACGCCGGCGGCAACATGTCGATGTACGAGGAGTACCTCGCCGACGAGTGGAAGGACGCGTTCGCCGAGTGGCGGGGCGCCTACTCGAACCCGTACCGCGATCTGCAGGACGACGGCCGGACCCGCAACTGGGACAACGAGCGTCGCGTGCAGGAGCAGTACGACGACGGCGTTGTCGCCGAGATCACGTTCCCGAACACGGTGCCGCCCTTCTATCCGACCGGCATGCTCATCGCGTATCCGCCGAAGGACGCCGAGGAGTACCGCCGTCGGCGGGCGGGGATCGATGCCCACAACCGCTGGCTCAAGGACTGGTGCGACGAGTACCCGGCCCAGCGGTGCGGTCTGCCCCAGATCTTCCTCGAGAACATCGACGACGCGATCTCCACGCTCGAGTGGGCGGCGGCCGAGGGCTTCCGGAGCTTCATGATGCCCCATGTCGCCCCCGACGTGGACCTGCCCGGGCTCTGGTCGCCGCACTGGGACCGGCTGTGGGCCGCGGTCCAGGACCTCGACCTGGTCATGACCCAGCACGGCGGCAACGGCACGCCCAACTATGGCGACGATCCGGCGTCGGGCCTCATCTTCTTGATGGAGGTGCCGTTCTTCGCCCACCGCAACCTGTCGCATCTCATCATGAGCGGCGTCTTCGAGCGCTTCCCGAACCTCAAGTACGTGATGACCGAGCAGGGCACGGCGTGGGCCATCGAGGAACTGCGCCGCATGGACATGTACCACATGCAGATCTCGGGCGGCCGGGTCGGTGAGCTCGGGTTCTCCGCCGACATCGTCTTGCCGATGAAGCCGAGCGAGTACTTCGACCGCAACGTCTGGATCGGCGCCTCGTTCCCCTCACCGGCCGAGGCCGAAGCGATCAAGACCCTGGGCGTGCACAAGGTGATGTGGGGATCCGACTACCCGCACCACGAGGGCACCTACCCGTACTCGGTCGAGTCGCTCCAGCGTGCGTTCCACGAATGGGACGAGGCCGACATGCGACGGGTGCTCAGCGACAACGCGGCCGAGCTGTATCGCTTCGATCTCGACGCCCTGGCA
- a CDS encoding phosphoribosyltransferase family protein has protein sequence MLTRVHVMGSYWSDDADRRSALGALVADAKDLESEAALDELRRRLVDFVGALALGENPVVVPVPPGPHRDAHPVPALAEAVAGRLGVPLAPVVDRRHDTPRLRDTPIDRRLAVVEAAGYVVTGDVVGRSVVLVDDVILTGTTLRHLAELLVAAGAAEIIAVVVCRTRLAGPRRMDG, from the coding sequence GTGCTGACCCGAGTACACGTCATGGGCTCCTACTGGAGCGACGACGCCGATCGCCGGTCGGCCCTCGGCGCCCTCGTCGCCGACGCGAAGGATCTCGAGAGCGAGGCGGCCCTGGACGAGCTCCGTCGTCGACTCGTCGACTTCGTCGGCGCCCTGGCGCTGGGAGAGAACCCGGTCGTGGTGCCGGTGCCGCCCGGACCGCATCGCGACGCCCACCCGGTCCCGGCGCTCGCGGAAGCGGTGGCGGGTCGGCTCGGTGTGCCGCTCGCCCCCGTGGTCGATCGGCGTCACGACACGCCAAGACTCCGGGACACGCCGATCGATCGACGCCTGGCGGTCGTCGAGGCGGCCGGCTACGTCGTCACCGGCGATGTCGTCGGCCGTTCGGTGGTGCTCGTCGACGACGTGATCCTCACCGGGACGACGCTGCGCCATCTCGCCGAACTCCTGGTCGCGGCCGGCGCGGCCGAGATCATCGCGGTGGTGGTCTGCCGGACCCGTCTCGCGGGGCCACGCCGGATGGACGGCTGA
- a CDS encoding ABC transporter substrate-binding protein: protein MASRRVLTPLGGVTLALALFVAACGSSESPTPATGPVEREVDHDVADTTTTAVEADLTASFRGVTPEVIRVGITAVDWDTLAEIGVDFGRTNSLDLWTAALEDINARGGINGRMLEIHGTEFLPLGSTSFDEACVELTQDDEVFVVVGQALEDQVLCLTELNSTAAVVVAGMADPIMARTDAPYATLWASYETQAANLVALVEAEGVLDGATIGVVGSVDVGVIEYETIVDAFRDAGYDVVEGLIGGNDTDLAETARDQALVYERMKEAGVDFTVSTTGVPLEIFNAQSENYETDQWLLTVVMSPSGLIEAGVDLPYLDGALAVVNTPVATSAQETMGDDPDVAACVDMLEAGSDHDLFYELDAETNDLAAGLYACAIARILEAALTAAGPDLTNETFAAALGSLGPIDLPGYFEASLTADDLGAAKGLRLARFDAATGAWELLDEG from the coding sequence ATGGCATCTCGACGCGTCCTGACCCCTCTCGGCGGCGTCACGCTCGCGCTCGCCCTCTTCGTCGCAGCCTGTGGCTCGTCGGAGTCGCCGACGCCTGCGACCGGGCCCGTCGAACGCGAAGTCGACCATGACGTGGCCGACACCACGACCACCGCCGTCGAGGCCGACCTGACCGCATCGTTCCGCGGCGTCACCCCCGAGGTGATCAGGGTGGGCATCACCGCCGTCGACTGGGACACACTCGCCGAGATCGGCGTCGACTTCGGCCGGACGAACTCGCTCGACCTGTGGACCGCTGCGCTCGAGGACATCAACGCCCGGGGTGGCATCAACGGTCGGATGCTCGAGATACACGGCACCGAGTTCCTCCCACTCGGGAGCACCAGCTTCGACGAGGCGTGCGTGGAACTCACGCAGGACGACGAGGTGTTCGTGGTCGTGGGCCAGGCGCTCGAGGACCAGGTCCTCTGCCTGACCGAACTGAATTCGACCGCCGCGGTCGTCGTCGCCGGCATGGCCGATCCGATCATGGCGCGCACCGATGCCCCCTACGCCACGCTCTGGGCGTCCTACGAAACCCAGGCTGCGAACCTCGTCGCCCTGGTCGAGGCCGAGGGGGTGCTCGACGGGGCCACGATCGGCGTGGTCGGCTCGGTCGACGTGGGCGTCATCGAGTACGAGACGATCGTCGACGCGTTCCGCGACGCGGGCTACGACGTCGTCGAGGGACTGATCGGCGGCAACGACACGGATCTCGCCGAGACGGCCCGCGACCAGGCCCTCGTCTACGAGCGCATGAAGGAGGCCGGCGTCGACTTCACCGTGTCGACCACCGGCGTGCCGCTCGAGATCTTCAATGCCCAGTCGGAGAACTACGAGACGGACCAATGGCTCCTGACGGTCGTGATGAGTCCGTCGGGGCTCATCGAGGCCGGGGTCGACCTGCCGTATCTCGACGGCGCCCTCGCCGTCGTCAACACCCCCGTCGCGACGTCCGCCCAGGAGACGATGGGCGACGATCCCGACGTGGCGGCGTGCGTCGACATGCTCGAGGCCGGCAGCGACCACGATCTGTTCTACGAGCTCGACGCGGAGACCAACGACCTGGCCGCCGGGCTGTATGCCTGTGCGATCGCCCGGATCCTCGAAGCTGCGCTCACCGCAGCCGGTCCCGACCTGACCAACGAGACATTCGCCGCGGCGCTCGGCTCGCTGGGGCCCATTGATCTGCCGGGCTACTTCGAAGCGTCGCTCACCGCCGACGATCTCGGCGCGGCCAAGGGCCTCCGTCTGGCCCGCTTCGACGCCGCGACGGGCGCCTGGGAACTCCTCGACGAGGGGTGA
- a CDS encoding NAD(P)-dependent oxidoreductase — protein MRCAFIGLGVMGFPMAGHLAAAGHDVTVYNRTSAKAEQWVATHGGAAAPTPAAAAQGCEFVFLCVGDDPDVRAVTTGPGGVLETMAAGSVLVDHTTASADVARDVHAAAAEQGVGFLDAPISGGQAGAENGVLTVMCGGDEADFDRAAPVIDAYARACTLLGPSGSGQLCKMVNQIAIAGLVQGLAEGIDFAVRAGLDVGTVVETISRGAAGSWQMENRATTMAAGEFDFGFALDWMRKDLGICLAEADRIGASLPVTALVDQFYARLQRQGHGRWDSSSLISLLQD, from the coding sequence ATGAGATGCGCATTCATCGGCCTGGGGGTCATGGGGTTTCCGATGGCGGGTCATCTCGCTGCGGCGGGCCACGACGTCACCGTCTACAACCGCACCTCGGCCAAGGCCGAGCAGTGGGTCGCCACGCACGGCGGCGCCGCCGCGCCCACGCCCGCGGCTGCAGCACAGGGATGCGAGTTCGTCTTCCTCTGCGTGGGCGACGATCCCGACGTGCGGGCCGTGACGACGGGCCCCGGGGGAGTGCTCGAGACGATGGCCGCCGGCTCCGTGCTCGTCGATCACACAACGGCGTCGGCCGATGTCGCCCGCGACGTCCATGCCGCGGCCGCCGAGCAGGGCGTCGGCTTCCTCGACGCCCCGATCTCCGGAGGGCAGGCAGGTGCGGAGAACGGCGTCCTCACGGTCATGTGTGGTGGCGATGAGGCCGACTTCGATCGGGCGGCACCGGTCATCGACGCCTACGCGCGGGCCTGCACCCTCCTCGGCCCGTCGGGCTCGGGTCAGCTGTGCAAGATGGTCAACCAGATCGCGATCGCCGGACTCGTCCAAGGGCTGGCGGAGGGCATCGACTTCGCCGTGCGCGCCGGTCTCGACGTCGGCACGGTCGTCGAGACCATCTCGAGGGGCGCCGCCGGCTCGTGGCAGATGGAGAACCGGGCGACGACGATGGCGGCGGGCGAGTTCGACTTCGGGTTCGCGCTCGACTGGATGCGCAAGGACCTCGGCATCTGTCTGGCCGAAGCCGATCGCATCGGTGCCTCGCTGCCGGTGACGGCCCTCGTCGACCAGTTCTACGCTCGGCTCCAACGCCAGGGGCACGGGCGATGGGACTCCAGTTCGCTCATCTCGCTGTTGCAGGACTGA
- a CDS encoding WHG domain-containing protein, whose translation MARRRGLDKDDVIAAALTIVDRDGLDALSLKAVADALDVQSPSLYSHVDGLSGLLDELALAVTAEFGETLRDSVIGVAGADAVAAFAHAYRNWATANPGRYALSLRKVDSADKRAAGRGAIETMDRVLSSFGLSGADATAAGRTLRAALHGFSTLEAADALGRGRHDQSFEYLVRHFLQGVRVGTPEPTGQVTVVT comes from the coding sequence ATGGCCCGACGACGCGGACTCGACAAGGACGACGTGATCGCCGCCGCCCTCACGATCGTCGACCGCGACGGGCTCGATGCCCTGAGCCTCAAGGCCGTGGCCGATGCCCTCGACGTGCAGTCGCCATCGCTCTACAGCCATGTCGACGGTCTGTCCGGCCTGCTCGACGAGCTCGCCCTCGCCGTCACCGCCGAGTTCGGAGAGACGCTGCGCGACTCGGTGATCGGTGTCGCCGGCGCCGACGCCGTTGCCGCCTTCGCCCACGCCTACCGCAACTGGGCGACGGCCAACCCCGGACGCTACGCACTCTCCCTCCGCAAGGTCGACAGCGCCGACAAGCGAGCCGCGGGCCGTGGTGCCATCGAGACCATGGACCGGGTGCTCTCGTCGTTCGGTCTCTCCGGGGCCGACGCCACCGCGGCCGGACGGACACTGCGGGCCGCGCTGCACGGATTCAGCACCCTCGAGGCCGCCGATGCCCTCGGGCGTGGGCGCCACGACCAGAGCTTCGAGTACCTCGTCCGTCACTTTCTCCAGGGAGTGCGGGTCGGCACCCCCGAGCCGACTGGCCAAGTGACGGTGGTCACGTAA